The following proteins are encoded in a genomic region of Triticum dicoccoides isolate Atlit2015 ecotype Zavitan chromosome 1B, WEW_v2.0, whole genome shotgun sequence:
- the LOC119348823 gene encoding polyubiquitin-I-like isoform X2 has protein sequence MSDGGSGAAPLEFPSAEWRRVYDRLMGLLPQVEALAADRARLEEINRLSEAREKSLRARLLQTEASRERWKTAYAELPPGANPKLAELQKRDLVDSEACEALSDPDNSQLKVTGEDTNEMDLEQCTMQIFVKTNCSNFQRKRKIHCLKTITLEVMGSDTIYDVKDKIRDKEGIPEGQQRLMFGSELLMDSCTLEYYNIEEESTLTLDLVPRGMHIFVKTLTNKIMTIEVGGEDSIYIVKAKIYDETTVCPGRQRLVFAGNELEDGCTLADYNVQNESTLHIVFRSACQRDGMHIFVKTLTGKIMTIDVEGEDSLYSVKAKIFDETGIPPGRQCLIFAGKQLEDGRTLADCNVHNETTIHLVVFHGLTCHRGGMHMHIIIRGLTDKIMTAVAEGEDTIYSVKVKVSAETGVPPDRQTLIFAGNVLEDGRTLADYDVQHASTLHVVLRGVTRQRGGMRIFFRTVNGKEVIDRAFKPRQTIDDIKAWIYSELCIPPDHQHLSDQGGAPLAEEISRSCTLVLQIRPPGGQ, from the exons ATgagcgacggcggttcgggtgcgGCGCCGCTGGAGTTCCCCTCTGCGGAGTGGCGGCGCGTCTACGACCGGCTCATGGGGTTGCTGCCGCAGGTCGAGGCGCTCGCCGCCGACCGCGCGCGCCTGGAGGAAATCAACAGGCTCTCGGAAGCCCGCGAGAAGAGCCTCCGTGCCCGCCTCCTCCAG ACGGAGGCGAGCAGGGAGAGGTGGAAGACGGCCTACGCAGAGCTGCCTCCAGGTGCTAATCCCAAGCTTGCCG AACTTCAAAAGAGGGACTTGGTGGATTCCGAAGCCTGTGAAGCTCTTTCTGACCCCGATAACTCTCAACTCAAG GTGACTGGTGAGGATACTAATGAGATGGATCTTGAACAGTGCACT ATGCAGATCTTTGTCAAAACCAACTGTTCAAATTTTCAAAGAAAAAGAAAGATCCACTGTTTAAAGACTATCACTCTTGAGGTCATGGGATCAGATACGATCTACGATGTCAAGGATAAGATTCGAGACAAGGAGGGCATCCCTGAAGGCCAGCAGAGACTCATGTTTGGCAGTGAGCTGCTGATGGACAGCTGCACCCTGGAGTACTACAACATTGAGGAAGAGTCCACGCTCACCCTTGACCTTGTCCCCCGAGGGATGCATATCTTTGTCAAGACACTGACTAACAAGATCATGACTATTGAGGTTGGGGGAGAAGATAGCATATACATTGTGAAGGCAAAGATTTACGATGAAACCACCGTTTGCCCAGGCAGACAGCGTCTCGTCTTTGCTGGGAACGAGCTAGAGGATGGCTGCACCTTGGCTGACTACAACGTGCAAAATGAATCTACACTTCATATTGTGTTCCGCTCGGCATGTCAGAGAGATGGGATGCACATTTTTGTCAAGACACTGACTGGCAAGATCATGACTATTGATgttgagggagaagatagtctataCAGTGTAAAGGCAAAGATTTTTGATGAAACCGGCATTCCTCCAGGCAGACAGTGTCTCATCTTTGCTGGGAAGCAGTTGGAGGATGGCCGCACCTTGGCTGACTGCAATGTGCACAACGAAACTACCATTCATCTTGTGGTGTTTCATGGCCTCACGTGTCACAGAGGTGGGATGCACATGCACATCATTATCAGGGGACTGACTGACAAGATCATGACTGCTGTGGCTGAGGGAGAAGATACCATATATAGTGTGAAGGTAAAGGTTTCCGCTGAAACCGGCGTTCCCCCAGACAGACAGACTCTCATCTTTGCTGGGAATGTGCTGGAGGATGGCCGCACCTTGGCTGACTACGATGTGCAACATGCATCTACCCTTCATGTTGTATTGCGTGGCGTCACGAGGCAGAGAGGTGGGATGCGCATATTTTTCAGGACGGTGAACGGGAAGGAGGTCATTGATCGTGCGTTTAAGCCCAGGCAGACCATTGACGATATCAAAGCATGGATCTACTCTGAGTTGTGCATTCCCCCGGACCATCAGCATCTCTCTGACCAGGGCGGCGCCCCCCTGGCTGAAGAGATATCTCGTTCGTGCACCCTTGTTCTGCAGATCCGTCCTCCTGGTGGTCAATGA
- the LOC119348823 gene encoding polyubiquitin-I-like isoform X1: MSDGGSGAAPLEFPSAEWRRVYDRLMGLLPQVEALAADRARLEEINRLSEAREKSLRARLLQTEASRERWKTAYAELPPGANPKLAELQKRDLVDSEACEALSDPDNSQLKQVTGEDTNEMDLEQCTMQIFVKTNCSNFQRKRKIHCLKTITLEVMGSDTIYDVKDKIRDKEGIPEGQQRLMFGSELLMDSCTLEYYNIEEESTLTLDLVPRGMHIFVKTLTNKIMTIEVGGEDSIYIVKAKIYDETTVCPGRQRLVFAGNELEDGCTLADYNVQNESTLHIVFRSACQRDGMHIFVKTLTGKIMTIDVEGEDSLYSVKAKIFDETGIPPGRQCLIFAGKQLEDGRTLADCNVHNETTIHLVVFHGLTCHRGGMHMHIIIRGLTDKIMTAVAEGEDTIYSVKVKVSAETGVPPDRQTLIFAGNVLEDGRTLADYDVQHASTLHVVLRGVTRQRGGMRIFFRTVNGKEVIDRAFKPRQTIDDIKAWIYSELCIPPDHQHLSDQGGAPLAEEISRSCTLVLQIRPPGGQ, encoded by the exons ATgagcgacggcggttcgggtgcgGCGCCGCTGGAGTTCCCCTCTGCGGAGTGGCGGCGCGTCTACGACCGGCTCATGGGGTTGCTGCCGCAGGTCGAGGCGCTCGCCGCCGACCGCGCGCGCCTGGAGGAAATCAACAGGCTCTCGGAAGCCCGCGAGAAGAGCCTCCGTGCCCGCCTCCTCCAG ACGGAGGCGAGCAGGGAGAGGTGGAAGACGGCCTACGCAGAGCTGCCTCCAGGTGCTAATCCCAAGCTTGCCG AACTTCAAAAGAGGGACTTGGTGGATTCCGAAGCCTGTGAAGCTCTTTCTGACCCCGATAACTCTCAACTCAAG CAGGTGACTGGTGAGGATACTAATGAGATGGATCTTGAACAGTGCACT ATGCAGATCTTTGTCAAAACCAACTGTTCAAATTTTCAAAGAAAAAGAAAGATCCACTGTTTAAAGACTATCACTCTTGAGGTCATGGGATCAGATACGATCTACGATGTCAAGGATAAGATTCGAGACAAGGAGGGCATCCCTGAAGGCCAGCAGAGACTCATGTTTGGCAGTGAGCTGCTGATGGACAGCTGCACCCTGGAGTACTACAACATTGAGGAAGAGTCCACGCTCACCCTTGACCTTGTCCCCCGAGGGATGCATATCTTTGTCAAGACACTGACTAACAAGATCATGACTATTGAGGTTGGGGGAGAAGATAGCATATACATTGTGAAGGCAAAGATTTACGATGAAACCACCGTTTGCCCAGGCAGACAGCGTCTCGTCTTTGCTGGGAACGAGCTAGAGGATGGCTGCACCTTGGCTGACTACAACGTGCAAAATGAATCTACACTTCATATTGTGTTCCGCTCGGCATGTCAGAGAGATGGGATGCACATTTTTGTCAAGACACTGACTGGCAAGATCATGACTATTGATgttgagggagaagatagtctataCAGTGTAAAGGCAAAGATTTTTGATGAAACCGGCATTCCTCCAGGCAGACAGTGTCTCATCTTTGCTGGGAAGCAGTTGGAGGATGGCCGCACCTTGGCTGACTGCAATGTGCACAACGAAACTACCATTCATCTTGTGGTGTTTCATGGCCTCACGTGTCACAGAGGTGGGATGCACATGCACATCATTATCAGGGGACTGACTGACAAGATCATGACTGCTGTGGCTGAGGGAGAAGATACCATATATAGTGTGAAGGTAAAGGTTTCCGCTGAAACCGGCGTTCCCCCAGACAGACAGACTCTCATCTTTGCTGGGAATGTGCTGGAGGATGGCCGCACCTTGGCTGACTACGATGTGCAACATGCATCTACCCTTCATGTTGTATTGCGTGGCGTCACGAGGCAGAGAGGTGGGATGCGCATATTTTTCAGGACGGTGAACGGGAAGGAGGTCATTGATCGTGCGTTTAAGCCCAGGCAGACCATTGACGATATCAAAGCATGGATCTACTCTGAGTTGTGCATTCCCCCGGACCATCAGCATCTCTCTGACCAGGGCGGCGCCCCCCTGGCTGAAGAGATATCTCGTTCGTGCACCCTTGTTCTGCAGATCCGTCCTCCTGGTGGTCAATGA
- the LOC119348824 gene encoding uncharacterized protein LOC119348824: MLRSRRLLLPGGVIPPVSPLSCGHPPLAHFLKHLPGSHAGVSNAAADPCSLTLHFLRNSCGLPEPAAAKIAGRVRLRSTKRAHAVLALFRGLGLAGADLARVVAAAPEMLNYRADAILAPKLDFFRRDLGLTDDRIRKIILSNPYRSLCYSLERRLRPNFLLLRELLGTDQNARSAVKNSLELIHGNVRSDLLPKVKILRDHGATNAVIVKLVTTHPRSLIHRSSFFNESLAAMKELGVSPSSGIFPYAFGLFARLSPVTWKRRIDNYLSLGWTEELVKLAFVRHPYCMSVSDDKVRRISHFFADKLGWTPEYVSASPMLISLSYEKRLLPRYQVLDILVSRGVIRRIRISHLILGEKKFMEKYVTGYQQTIPEVLEAYRGAGTDSAVTVK; this comes from the coding sequence ATGCTtcgcagccgccgcctcctcctccccggcgGCGTCATCCCGCCCGTCTCGCCTCTCTCGTGCGGCCATCCCCCTCTCGCGCATTTCCTCAAACACCTGCCGGGTAGCCATGCCGGCGTCTCCAACGCCGCGGCGGACCCGTGCTCCCTCACGCTCCACTTCCTCCGCAACTCCTGCGGCCTCCCGGAGCCCGCCGCCGCCAAGATCGCCGGGCGCGTCCGCCTGCGCTCCACCAAGAGGGCGCACGCCGTCCTCGCCCTCTTCCGCGGCCTCGGCCTGGCGGGCGCCGACCTCGCCCGCGTCGTGGCCGCCGCCCCCGAGATGCTCAACTACCGCGCCGACGCCATCCTCGCGCCCAAGCTCGACTTCTTCCGCCGGGACCTGGGCCTCACCGACGACCGCATCCGCAAGATCATCCTCTCCAACCCGTACCGCTCCCTCTGCTACAGCCTCGAGCGCCGCCTCCGCCCCAACTTCCTCCTCCTCAGGGAGCTCCTCGGCACCGACCAGAACGCGCGCTCCGCCGTCAAGAATTCCTTGGAGCTCATCCACGGCAACGTCCGCTCCGACCTGCTCCCCAAGGTCAAGATCCTCCGCGACCATGGCGCCACGAACGCTGTCATCGTCAAGCTGGTCACCACGCACCCCAGGTCGCTCATTCACAGGTCCTCCTTCTTCAACGAGAGCCTGGCTGCCATGAAAGAGCTCGGGGTCAGCCCGTCCTCTGGCATCTTCCCTTACGCCTTTGGGCTGTTTGCCAGACTGAGTCCGGTGACATGGAAGCGCAGGATCGACAATTATCTCAGCTTGGGGTGGACCGAGGAGCTGGTGAAGCTGGCCTTTGTGAGGCACCCCTACTGCATGTCTGTATCAGATGACAAAGTGAGGCGTATCTCGCACTTCTTTGCTGATAAGCTTGGCTGGACCCCAGAGTATGTTTCAGCTAGCCCGATGCTTATCTCGCTCAGCTACGAGAAGCGGCTCCTACCAAGGTACCAGGTGCtggacatattggtgtcaaggggTGTCATCCGGCGCATCCGAATAAGCCACTTGATACTGGGGGAGAAGAAGTTCATGGAGAAGTATGTCACTGGTTACCAGCAAACTATTCCTGAAGTTCTGGAAGCTTATAGAGGAGCTGGGACAGACAGTGCTGTGACTGTGAAGTAG